The genomic interval ACCCAAGCTTCTGGGGAGGAGGCCCTGGCCCTCCTCCGGGCCCTCCTGAGCGCTGGAGCGGGTGGAGGGGGAGCTTGCCGCCCTGAGGGCAGAGAACCAGGCCCTGCGGGAGAGCCTGAAGGCCCTGGAGGCCCCCAGGCCCCGGCGGCCCTGGTGGGCCTTCTGGCGGCGGTAGGGGCCTAGGATGGAAGGGATGGCGGAGCCCGTGGAGGCCCAGGAAGCCTCCCCGCGGGGGAGGAAGGGACGAGGGAAGGCGTGGGGGAGGAGCGGCGGGAGAAGCGCCCCCGCACCCGCCCCACCAGGCGGTCCTCTTCCTCCCCGGCGTCCTGAGGGAGGGCCTCTTCCACGCGGAGAGGCTCCCCCGGGGGTGCCGGTGGCCCTGGGGGGCAAGGCCCTCAAGGACCCCCAGGGGGAGGCGGGGGAGGGCGTCTTCGCCCTCTGGCCCCGCACCGACGAGGGGGGAAGGATCCTCTCCCTCCAGGTGGCCAGCCGCCTAAGGGAGCCCTACGAGGGGCCCCAGGCCGTGGTCCAGGGGGTCCTCCTCTACGCCGACCGGGAAAGGCTGGTCCTCCTCATCCTCCCCAAGGGGGGCGAGGGCTTCAAAGTGGGCCTCAAGCGGGCCCGGGGCTTCGCCGCCCGCCTGGAGCCCAAGAAGGCCTACCGGGTGGAGGGGAGGCTGGGCGGCCCCTACCTCCTGGCGGAAAGGGCCTGGCCCTTGGGCAAGTACCTCCAGGCCAAGAAGGAGGGCCAGCCCCTCCCGCCCCCCATCCAGGGCCGGGAGAACCCCTACCTGGAGCCCGAGAAGGGAAGGCCAAGCGGGAAGAGGGGGGAGAAGAGGCCCTCCCGCCAAGGAGCCCCCCAGGCCCTCCCCGGCCCCCTCGGGGGGAAAGGCCATACCGGAGAAGGGGCGGGAGAAGCCGTCCCAGCCCCCCAAGGGGAGGAAGCCCCTCCCCCGCCGGGACCCGGTGCGGGTGTGGCGGGCCCCGGAGGAGCCCCTGACCCCGCCCCCCGGACCTGGGGAGCCCCGGCCCTGGGCAAGGGGCAGCTGATGGGGATCGCGGGGACGGGGCCTTACTACCTGGTCCTCCTGCCCCAGGCGGTGCCCGAGTGGTGGCCGAAGGTGGAAAGGCTCCTCCCCGAGTTCCCCCGGCGCTACGAGGTGCGCTTCTACCCCGACGGGAGCAGGGCGGTGGTCAGCGGGGACCTGGAGGCCCTGAAGGTGTGGTACAAGCGGGTGCTCAGGGGGTGAGGGGGAGGGTGTGGCCCGAAGTGGTGGAGGTCTGCCCCCTGGAGGGCCTCTCCCTCTGGCTCCGCTTCTCCGACGGGAGGGAAGGGGTGGTTGACCTGAGCGGCTTGCCCCTCCTCGGGATCCTGGAAAGGCTCAAGGACCCTGCCTTCTTCCACCAGGTGGGGTCGACCCGGAGACGGCACGGCGGCCTGGCCCGGGGGA from Thermus amyloliquefaciens carries:
- a CDS encoding DUF2442 domain-containing protein, producing the protein MWPEVVEVCPLEGLSLWLRFSDGREGVVDLSGLPLLGILERLKDPAFFHQVGSTRRRHGGLARGIDLDPLVLLGALAPNEPLQPGHGSPSSRSGGRP